From a single Arachis hypogaea cultivar Tifrunner chromosome 3, arahy.Tifrunner.gnm2.J5K5, whole genome shotgun sequence genomic region:
- the LOC112774757 gene encoding uncharacterized protein: protein MNGLNMSPYFLTVAQYKAKRGVPRKYPIRWIHANSEDTGLPAKSFDIVSISYVFHECPTRAIVNIVNEAFRLLRLGGTLALIDNLPKSKILRELSPVLFTLMKRTKPFLDEYYLTDVEETMRKVDFVNIKSLLTYPRHITTTATIPQ, encoded by the exons ATGAAT GGGCTAAATATGTCACCTTATTTTCTAACCGTGGCTCAATACAAGGCAAAGAGAGGAGTGCCAAGAAAATATCCTATAAGATGGATACATGCAAATAGTGAAGACACTGGCTTGCCTGCTAAATCATTTGACATTGTGTCTATTTCATATGTG TTTCATGAATGTCCTACAAGAGCTATAGTGAACATAGTAAATGAAGCATTCCGTCTCCTTAGGCTTGGAGGCACGCTAGCCCTGATAGATAATTTA CCAAAGTCAAAGATCCTTCGG GAATTGTCTCCAGTCCTATTTACATTGATGAAGAGAACAAAGCCCTTTCTTGATGAGTATTACTTAACAGATGTAGAAGAAACAATGAGAAAAGTTGATTTTGTGAACATAAAATCATTGCTTACATACCCAAGGCACATAACGACAACCGCCACCATTCCTCAATGA
- the LOC112789880 gene encoding uncharacterized protein isoform X1 has translation MVREVSESCLDSLLTEVVSCYCNRFYPNKHDLAARRIEAIGYQVGHQLSERYTMERPRFNDHLEAIKFICKDFWLELFKKHVDNLRTNHRGTFVLQDNKFCWLARMSIDPLADSGKSPEDITSPTAGNKATHAMKMHLYFPCGILRGFLSNLGILCAVSADILTLPTCAFTIRIKA, from the exons ATGGTGAGAGAAGTTTCAGAGAGTTGTTTGGATAGCCTGTTGACAGAGGTGGTTTCGTGCTATTGCAACCGATTCTACCCTAATAAGCATGATCTTGCAGCTCGCAGAATCGAGGCTATTGGATACCAGGTTGGTCACCAGCTCTCTGAAAG GTACACCATGGAGCGACCACGATTCAATGACCATCTGGAAGCCATCAAGTTCATTTGCAAGGATTTTTGGCTTGAGCTCTTTAAGAAGCATGTAGACAACTTGAGGACAAACCATAGG GGTACCTTTGTATTGCAAGATAATAAATTTTGCTGGCTTGCGCGAATGTCAATTGATCCATTAGCTGATAGTGGTAAGTCACCCGAAGATATTACATCTCCTACAGCTGGAAACAAGGCTACACATGCAATGAAGATGCATCTTTATTTCCCATGTGGCATCCTTAGGGGATTTCTTTCAAACCTGGGAATTCTTTGTGCCGTTTCTGCAGATATATTAACCCTTCCAACAT GTGCATTTACCATCCGTATTAAAGCTTGA
- the LOC112789880 gene encoding uncharacterized protein isoform X2: MVREVSESCLDSLLTEVVSCYCNRFYPNKHDLAARRIEAIGYQVGHQLSERYTMERPRFNDHLEAIKFICKDFWLELFKKHVDNLRTNHRGTFVLQDNKFCWLARMSIDPLADSGKSPEDITSPTAGNKATHAMKMHLYFPCGILRGFLSNLGILCAVSADILTLPT, translated from the exons ATGGTGAGAGAAGTTTCAGAGAGTTGTTTGGATAGCCTGTTGACAGAGGTGGTTTCGTGCTATTGCAACCGATTCTACCCTAATAAGCATGATCTTGCAGCTCGCAGAATCGAGGCTATTGGATACCAGGTTGGTCACCAGCTCTCTGAAAG GTACACCATGGAGCGACCACGATTCAATGACCATCTGGAAGCCATCAAGTTCATTTGCAAGGATTTTTGGCTTGAGCTCTTTAAGAAGCATGTAGACAACTTGAGGACAAACCATAGG GGTACCTTTGTATTGCAAGATAATAAATTTTGCTGGCTTGCGCGAATGTCAATTGATCCATTAGCTGATAGTGGTAAGTCACCCGAAGATATTACATCTCCTACAGCTGGAAACAAGGCTACACATGCAATGAAGATGCATCTTTATTTCCCATGTGGCATCCTTAGGGGATTTCTTTCAAACCTGGGAATTCTTTGTGCCGTTTCTGCAGATATATTAACCCTTCCAACAT GA
- the LOC140183739 gene encoding uncharacterized protein, whose product MTKEILESEVYKELESIQNNSLVYPAYYLKLFHPCDEENLTSLAAAEAEPATMSMAMRAIPEASSADEANEIMCKNWICAIEQHHIAYSGTSTVFDILDIRCYVVDA is encoded by the exons ATGACAAAAGAGATTTTAGAGTCTGAAGTGTATAAGGAGCTGGAAAGCATTCAAAACAACTCTTTAGTATACCCAGCTT ATTATTTGAAACTGTTCCATCCTTGTGATGAGGAAAATCTTACATCGCTG GCAGCAGCAGAAGCGGAGCCTGCTACAATGTCAATGGCAATGAGGGCAATTCCAGAAGCTTCTTCAGCAGATGAAGCGAACGAGATAATGTGCAAAAATTGGATTTGTGCAATTGAACAACACCATATAGCTTATTCAGGAACATCCACGGTCTTTGACATACTAGATATTAGATGCTATgtagttgatgcatga
- the LOC112789881 gene encoding uncharacterized protein: MITMDVKGITWVGNIYKKFENMCLEAEDIICEDAVKYIENQMQTVGTNVKKLYSDVMRDFIPPCSYDLDEKIASGPVDPYIDAWLFERPFQSLKEKPMKEDFKHKKYDLGIHHDSNNDTIRAASDDGTCLSDAMFISSSRSSVRRRNFISHSRHYVETTNIKSNIRIDGNQEIKRVVASKKFDKTTLAETNACRATQSCETSNEDISPAVGDSKPPSSEVTRCSSITDSCIEIENASSEQSPNVPEFTKSGFSSDRTIQADDCSSSMVVISHPGHKTMQQDHLNVEETCVMVTGDELKLIPKVGDSSKTNKKSRRRVFSLAKKSARKQEYEELAAWHGNGEKLNGDCVEKLDLDPLPSISEPEWELL, from the exons ATGATCACTATGGATGTGAAAGGCATAACTTGGGTCGGAAATATATACAAGAAATTTGAGAATATGTGCCTGGAAGCTGAAGATATAATCTGCGAG GATGCTGTTAAATATATAGAGAATCAGATGCAGACTGTTGGCACGAATGTTAAAAAGTTATATTCAGATGTTATGCGAGATTTCATTCCTCCATGTTCCTATGATTTGGATGAAAAAATAGCCTCTGGACCTGTAGATCCATACATTGATGCTTGGTTATTTGAAAGGCCATTTCAAAGTTTGAAGGAAAAACCTATGAAGGAAGATTTCAAACACAAGAAATATGATTTGGGAATTCATCATGATAGCAATAATGATACCATTCGTGCTGCATCTGATGATGGAACTTGTCTTTCTGATGCTATGTTCATATCATCTTCTAGAAGTTCGGTCAGAAGAAGAAACTTCATTTCACATTCAAGACATTATGTTGAGACCACGAATATCAAATCGAATATTCGTATCGATGGaaatcaagaaattaaaagagttgTTGCATCCAAGAAATTCGATAAAACCACACTGGCAGAAACAAATGCATGCAGGGCAACCCAATCTTGCGAGACCTCGAATGAAGATATAAGTCCTGCAGTTGGTGATTCAAAGCCGCCTTCATCTGAAGTTACAAGGTGTTCCTCCATAACAGACTCTTGTATTGAAATTGAAAATGCTAGTTCTGAACAATCCCCCAATGTTCCGGAATTCACCAAATCAG GGTTCTCTTCCGACAGAACAATACAGGCTGATGATTGTTCTTCCAGCATGGTAGTGATATCTCATCCAG GGCACAAAACCATGCAACAAGATCATCTTAACGTCGAGGAAACTTGTGTTATGGTGACCGGAGACGAACTTAAATTAATTCCCAAGGTAGGCGATAGTTCGAAGACTAACAAG AAATCGAGGCGGCGAGTCTTTTCGCTGGCGAAGAAGTCTGCAAGAAAGCAAGAATATGAAGAGCTTGCAGCATGGCATGGGAACGGTGAAAAACTAAATGGAGATTGTGTGGAGAAATTAGATTTAGACCCACTTCCTAGCATTTCTGAACCTGAGTGGGAGCTTCTCTAG